The Streptomyces europaeiscabiei genome window below encodes:
- a CDS encoding fumarylacetoacetate hydrolase family protein, with product MKFSEWSLVQYRVDDSEKLAVGVSVRGSIVQGPPGTEGLSLMEVLGRWDSLAPLLQEWVPTPSDVIAEARVAPPLTYPGKVLCAGANYWDHCAEMGVEPPDELGDPFFFLKPPTTTVTGPGDPVPLPSYPGARVDWEAELAVVIGRAGRNLSPDQALDHVAGYLAANDISARDRLTAPKPVGKPFTYDWVGHKGQDGFCPLGPGIVPAWQIPDPQNLRIRLSVNGVVKQDSSTAQMMVPTAEVVAAASRLTRLEPGDVILTGTPAGVGAPRGEFLTAGDEVVVEIERIGRLENTVVAS from the coding sequence ATGAAATTTTCTGAATGGTCACTGGTGCAGTACCGGGTCGACGACTCGGAGAAGCTCGCCGTCGGTGTGAGCGTCCGGGGGAGCATCGTCCAGGGGCCACCCGGCACGGAAGGCCTGTCACTGATGGAGGTGCTGGGCCGATGGGACTCACTCGCCCCGCTCCTACAGGAATGGGTGCCGACGCCCTCGGACGTCATCGCCGAGGCCCGGGTAGCTCCCCCGCTCACGTACCCGGGCAAGGTGCTCTGCGCAGGCGCCAACTACTGGGACCACTGCGCCGAGATGGGCGTCGAGCCTCCCGACGAACTTGGTGATCCGTTCTTCTTCCTCAAGCCGCCCACGACGACCGTGACCGGACCGGGAGACCCTGTGCCGCTGCCGTCCTACCCGGGCGCCCGCGTCGACTGGGAGGCGGAACTCGCCGTCGTCATCGGCCGCGCCGGCCGCAACCTCTCGCCCGATCAGGCCCTCGATCACGTGGCCGGCTACCTGGCAGCGAACGACATCTCGGCCAGAGACCGGCTCACCGCCCCCAAGCCGGTCGGCAAACCCTTCACCTACGACTGGGTCGGCCACAAGGGACAGGACGGCTTCTGCCCGCTCGGCCCGGGAATCGTGCCCGCCTGGCAGATCCCCGACCCGCAGAACCTGCGGATCCGGTTGAGTGTCAACGGTGTGGTGAAGCAGGACTCCTCGACGGCGCAGATGATGGTCCCGACAGCCGAAGTGGTCGCGGCGGCCAGCCGCCTCACCCGGCTCGAGCCCGGCGATGTCATCCTCACCGGCACACCGGCCGGCGTCGGAGCGCCGCGCGGGGAGTTCCTGACCGCCGGGGACGAGGTCGTCGTCGAGATCGAGCGGATCGGTCGCCTGGAGAACACGGTGGTGGCGTCATGA
- a CDS encoding fumarylacetoacetate hydrolase family protein, whose product MKLATIRVNGITRAVRIDEDKAVDLGESDLVAFLRHPDWSARAEAADGERYEGALDYAPVIVAPEKVVCVGLNYRNHILEMGRDLPRHPTLFSKYARALVGAYDDVVLPASSTQMDWEGELAVVIGAEVRHAGPEQARAAIAGYTVLNDVTARDWQFRTAQWHQGKTFEATTPIGPWLVTADDPAVAAGNLELACEVDGDTVQKADTADLVFDPVTLVSYLSEIVTLVPGDVIATGTPGGVGHARQPARYLEDGSLLVTRIEGLGECRNICRREAR is encoded by the coding sequence GTGAAGCTCGCCACCATCCGGGTCAACGGCATCACCCGTGCCGTGCGCATCGACGAGGACAAGGCGGTGGACCTCGGTGAGAGCGACCTGGTCGCCTTCCTGCGTCACCCCGACTGGTCCGCGCGGGCCGAGGCCGCCGACGGCGAACGATACGAAGGCGCCCTGGACTACGCCCCTGTGATCGTCGCTCCGGAAAAGGTCGTGTGTGTCGGCCTCAACTACCGTAATCACATCCTGGAGATGGGCCGGGACCTGCCCCGACACCCCACCCTCTTCTCCAAGTACGCGCGGGCGCTGGTCGGCGCGTACGACGACGTGGTCCTGCCCGCCTCGTCCACGCAGATGGACTGGGAAGGCGAACTGGCCGTCGTCATCGGCGCGGAGGTCCGGCACGCGGGCCCCGAGCAGGCGCGCGCGGCGATCGCGGGATACACAGTGCTCAACGACGTCACCGCCCGGGACTGGCAGTTCCGTACCGCCCAATGGCACCAGGGCAAGACCTTTGAGGCGACGACGCCCATCGGACCGTGGCTGGTCACCGCCGACGATCCCGCGGTGGCCGCGGGGAACCTGGAGCTGGCGTGTGAGGTCGACGGCGACACGGTCCAGAAGGCCGACACCGCTGATCTCGTCTTCGACCCGGTCACGCTTGTGTCGTACCTGTCCGAGATCGTGACGCTCGTTCCGGGTGACGTGATAGCCACCGGCACGCCGGGTGGAGTGGGCCATGCGCGTCAGCCCGCCCGCTACCTGGAGGACGGTTCGCTGCTCGTCACTCGGATCGAAGGGCTCGGCGAGTGCCGCAACATCTGTCGCAGGGAGGCACGGTGA
- a CDS encoding VOC family protein, whose protein sequence is MLRVKGLLHYGLQVPSLDTGASFYDAFGLETAERGNAVVIRCDGREQDQAVLMEGPAKRLHHVAFAVEPDSLPEWQRHIEGMGLKLLDAPAEVPGGLWLRDHEGNLINLRDEGIAFWREFGTTDAQDANVGDRVRRVDQARWLNAREKARPQRLGHMLIFSTDVGASEAFYTRTLGLRLSDRIINGPVFMNSGPGDHHVFGFVPAAHPGLHHSSWMVSDIDQIARGAQNMASVGYAKGWGLGRHTLGSNLFHYIQDPWGSWIEYSSDMDCITENWQPNDWDCPAAIWSPEVPADFITNQEEKPA, encoded by the coding sequence ATGTTGCGTGTCAAAGGCCTCCTGCACTACGGACTCCAAGTGCCCTCGCTGGATACGGGCGCGAGCTTCTACGACGCGTTCGGACTGGAGACGGCGGAGCGTGGCAACGCGGTCGTGATCCGTTGCGACGGTCGGGAGCAGGACCAGGCGGTGCTGATGGAGGGGCCGGCCAAGCGGCTCCATCACGTGGCCTTCGCGGTCGAACCGGACTCTCTGCCGGAGTGGCAGCGCCACATCGAGGGCATGGGGCTGAAGCTGCTGGACGCGCCAGCCGAGGTGCCCGGCGGCCTGTGGCTGCGGGATCACGAGGGAAACCTGATCAACCTCCGTGACGAGGGGATCGCTTTCTGGCGCGAGTTCGGCACCACGGACGCGCAGGACGCCAATGTCGGAGACCGTGTCCGGCGGGTCGATCAGGCTCGCTGGCTGAACGCGAGAGAGAAGGCCCGCCCCCAGCGTCTGGGACACATGCTGATCTTCAGTACCGATGTGGGTGCCTCCGAGGCCTTCTATACCCGCACGCTCGGGCTGCGCCTGTCGGACCGCATCATCAACGGGCCGGTTTTCATGAATTCGGGACCCGGTGACCACCATGTCTTCGGCTTCGTCCCGGCGGCACACCCTGGCCTGCACCACTCCAGCTGGATGGTGTCGGACATCGACCAGATCGCCCGGGGCGCGCAGAACATGGCCTCCGTGGGCTACGCGAAGGGCTGGGGCCTGGGCCGCCACACTCTCGGCTCGAACCTGTTCCACTACATCCAGGACCCCTGGGGCAGCTGGATCGAGTACTCCAGTGACATGGACTGCATCACCGAGAACTGGCAGCCGAACGACTGGGACTGCCCGGCAGCCATCTGGAGTCCGGAGGTGCCGGCCGACTTCATCACCAACCAGGAGGAGAAGCCTGCCTGA
- a CDS encoding GntR family transcriptional regulator produces the protein MSRRRGETPEEPRSADNGSKASQIPFETTGGTPGPTAGGRRLALDIHGRLRGMILSGELVPGSALLQAEMARKLGVSRTPMREAFRLLQEEGLIDAQPDQRARVRAVDPEDLDGVYGARIMLEALAVSVTAKSLTPEDLQRMGEALKRMQELAGDDLPDEWHAAHREFHRIPTQAVGPHLQRMLASLGEHSERYIRLAQLGVPSSWARAHAEHEALLEALRLSDQDEAVRVMARHLARTALNVLADVAPEYEPAATRTALGIAGNGQS, from the coding sequence ATGAGCAGGAGGAGGGGCGAGACCCCTGAGGAACCACGGTCGGCGGACAACGGAAGTAAAGCGTCGCAGATCCCGTTCGAGACGACGGGCGGGACACCCGGGCCTACCGCGGGCGGACGCCGACTCGCCCTTGACATCCACGGACGCCTGCGGGGGATGATCCTCAGCGGTGAACTGGTGCCGGGGTCTGCGCTGCTCCAGGCCGAGATGGCACGGAAGCTGGGTGTCAGCCGCACGCCGATGCGCGAGGCGTTCCGGCTCCTCCAGGAAGAAGGGCTCATCGACGCCCAGCCCGACCAACGGGCGAGGGTACGGGCAGTTGACCCCGAGGACCTCGACGGCGTCTATGGCGCCCGCATCATGCTCGAAGCGCTCGCAGTGAGCGTGACGGCCAAGTCGCTTACGCCCGAAGACCTGCAGCGCATGGGCGAAGCACTGAAGCGCATGCAGGAACTGGCGGGCGACGACCTGCCGGACGAGTGGCATGCGGCGCACAGGGAATTCCATCGCATTCCGACGCAGGCTGTGGGACCGCATCTGCAGCGAATGCTTGCGTCGCTCGGCGAGCACAGCGAGCGATACATTCGGCTGGCCCAACTGGGCGTACCCAGCTCATGGGCACGGGCGCACGCAGAGCACGAAGCACTGCTGGAGGCGCTGCGACTGAGCGACCAGGACGAAGCGGTACGCGTGATGGCTCGCCATCTCGCGCGCACCGCCTTGAACGTGCTGGCGGACGTCGCCCCGGAGTACGAACCCGCGGCCACGCGCACTGCGCTGGGGATCGCGGGCAACGGGCAGTCCTGA
- a CDS encoding maleylpyruvate isomerase family mycothiol-dependent enzyme produces the protein MSGPPHAMLDWVGKGTAAFEAATHWATDASLTRPSHLPGWSRAHVVAHVARNAHALVNLLTWARTGVETPMYADDDQRMNEIEANARRPADELRAALLAADGRLRETLTTLPDECWSATVRTARGRAVSAAEVPWMRVREVWVHAVDLNTGTSFDDVPREVCAGLVDDVAAAFRARSNFPLVELRADDGGRTWLLGEPGAADPVVVSGDIPSLAAYATGRPVPGPLYVVGGSVPILPPWL, from the coding sequence GTGAGCGGGCCACCCCACGCGATGCTGGACTGGGTGGGCAAGGGGACGGCCGCCTTCGAGGCCGCCACGCACTGGGCGACGGATGCGAGCCTCACCAGGCCCTCGCACCTGCCGGGCTGGAGCCGAGCCCACGTCGTCGCGCACGTGGCCCGCAACGCCCACGCGCTCGTTAACCTGCTCACATGGGCTCGTACAGGTGTCGAGACCCCGATGTACGCCGATGACGACCAGCGCATGAACGAGATCGAGGCGAACGCCCGCCGCCCGGCCGACGAACTGCGCGCCGCGCTCCTCGCGGCCGACGGACGACTGCGCGAGACACTCACCACTCTGCCCGACGAGTGCTGGAGTGCGACCGTCCGGACAGCACGGGGGAGGGCGGTGTCGGCCGCGGAGGTGCCCTGGATGCGGGTGCGGGAGGTGTGGGTGCACGCCGTCGATCTGAACACGGGGACGAGCTTCGACGACGTCCCCCGCGAGGTGTGTGCGGGTCTTGTCGACGATGTTGCCGCCGCGTTCCGGGCACGCAGCAATTTTCCGCTCGTTGAGCTGCGAGCCGATGACGGCGGTCGGACCTGGCTTCTTGGAGAGCCCGGTGCTGCGGATCCGGTCGTGGTGAGCGGAGACATCCCCAGCCTGGCCGCTTACGCGACCGGACGCCCTGTGCCAGGACCTCTGTACGTCGTCGGCGGATCGGTGCCCATTCTGCCCCCGTGGCTGTGA
- a CDS encoding cellulase-like family protein — translation MSAQQQPTPGETTGRLAITLWDFSWYTQAGPGEPFADIDRAFAETVERGFNTVRICAMPFLLFSGRVHAPDSIQVRGLGEEFGQRTRWYDVRGGYPLDGRRRLVELFEAAARHDCKVIVSSWEYQQSPSFADTDTWHRALDEVPGPDRAEAVAEGLAGLLDFLTERGLADQVAYVEVHNEVDNCDLVPADGTPGHYARLRGPLERAVKLLQARHPAIPVTYSLGEPWPGELNDLPEQAQIAHFHFYVYGVLGALYEAVGLGHGTEAAPETAAWPTPELAAMLRPDAPAFADYQPDEPWRLAATGIPRELFYAHDWVDPDRWDLWLYENYAAHRQAMRDTLAGWADSVAEFARLRGIPAVLGEGVVGYTPLLTRFEEDAVGKDIAEFVVDRCLAAGFQGVVLTSNAAPHHPMWHTDGDWMRRVNSRITAG, via the coding sequence ATGAGCGCACAGCAGCAGCCCACCCCGGGCGAGACCACGGGCCGACTCGCCATCACCCTGTGGGACTTCAGCTGGTACACACAGGCAGGACCCGGCGAGCCGTTCGCCGACATCGACCGCGCCTTCGCCGAGACGGTGGAGCGCGGCTTCAACACCGTGCGCATCTGCGCCATGCCCTTCCTGCTGTTCTCCGGACGCGTCCACGCCCCGGACTCCATCCAGGTCCGCGGCCTCGGCGAGGAGTTCGGACAGCGCACCCGCTGGTACGACGTCCGCGGCGGCTACCCGCTGGACGGCCGACGGCGTCTCGTCGAGCTCTTCGAGGCAGCGGCCCGGCACGACTGCAAAGTGATCGTGTCCTCCTGGGAGTACCAGCAGTCCCCCAGCTTCGCCGACACCGACACCTGGCATCGCGCCCTGGACGAAGTCCCGGGCCCGGACCGGGCCGAGGCGGTGGCCGAAGGGCTCGCCGGACTCCTCGACTTTCTCACCGAGCGCGGGCTGGCCGACCAGGTCGCCTACGTCGAAGTGCACAACGAGGTCGACAACTGCGACCTGGTACCCGCGGACGGCACCCCCGGCCACTACGCCCGGCTGCGTGGCCCCCTCGAACGCGCCGTGAAGCTGCTGCAGGCACGCCACCCCGCCATCCCCGTGACCTACTCACTGGGTGAGCCCTGGCCCGGCGAACTCAACGACCTGCCCGAGCAGGCGCAGATCGCGCACTTCCACTTCTACGTCTACGGCGTGCTGGGCGCGCTGTACGAGGCGGTCGGACTCGGCCACGGAACCGAGGCGGCGCCCGAGACGGCCGCCTGGCCGACCCCCGAACTGGCCGCCATGCTGCGCCCCGACGCGCCCGCCTTCGCCGACTACCAGCCGGACGAACCCTGGCGGCTGGCGGCCACCGGGATCCCTCGCGAACTGTTCTACGCGCACGACTGGGTGGACCCCGACCGCTGGGACCTGTGGCTCTACGAGAACTACGCGGCGCACCGCCAGGCCATGCGGGACACGCTGGCCGGGTGGGCCGACTCCGTCGCCGAGTTCGCCCGCCTGCGCGGGATTCCCGCCGTTCTCGGTGAAGGCGTCGTGGGCTACACCCCGCTGCTGACGCGCTTCGAGGAGGACGCAGTCGGCAAGGACATCGCGGAGTTCGTCGTCGATCGCTGTCTCGCGGCCGGCTTCCAGGGCGTCGTCCTGACCTCCAACGCCGCTCCGCACCACCCCATGTGGCACACCGACGGGGACTGGATGCGGCGCGTCAACTCCCGTATCACCGCGGGCTGA
- a CDS encoding cupin domain-containing protein has protein sequence MDRDPVPGAAGVAPSHRHSQGAFRFVVDGEGVWTNVDGDAVAMRRGDLLLTPSWAFHEHQNVTDEPMTWIDGLDVPLVSQLDAGLFEFGPDELSTRATPKHSRGERLWGHPGLRPISLPDRPNSPLAAYRWEHTDAALTAQLELESEGSVGVIEPGHAGVRFSNPSTGKDALVTMRTEMRRLRQGTRTIPVRSVGSAVWQVFDGDAVATVGDKAFDITKGDLFVVPSWCEVTLTACTQIDLFRFSDEPVYEALGLARTHRGENK, from the coding sequence GTGGACCGCGATCCAGTACCTGGGGCCGCGGGAGTCGCCCCCTCGCACCGGCACAGTCAGGGCGCCTTCCGGTTTGTCGTCGACGGTGAGGGTGTGTGGACGAACGTCGACGGGGATGCGGTGGCCATGCGTCGCGGCGACCTGCTGCTGACTCCCAGCTGGGCCTTCCACGAGCACCAGAACGTCACCGACGAACCGATGACCTGGATCGACGGCCTCGACGTCCCGCTCGTGTCCCAACTGGACGCCGGACTCTTCGAGTTCGGGCCCGATGAGCTCTCCACCCGTGCCACGCCGAAGCATTCGCGCGGCGAGCGGCTCTGGGGGCACCCGGGCCTGCGTCCGATCAGCCTGCCCGACCGGCCGAACTCTCCCCTGGCCGCGTACCGATGGGAGCACACGGACGCGGCGCTCACCGCCCAGCTGGAGCTCGAGTCCGAAGGATCCGTCGGGGTGATCGAGCCGGGACACGCCGGCGTGCGCTTCTCCAACCCCTCCACCGGTAAGGACGCCCTGGTCACTATGCGCACCGAGATGCGCCGACTGCGCCAAGGAACGCGCACCATCCCCGTGCGGTCGGTTGGCTCGGCCGTGTGGCAGGTCTTCGACGGCGACGCAGTCGCGACAGTCGGCGACAAGGCCTTCGACATCACCAAGGGCGACCTGTTCGTGGTCCCGTCCTGGTGCGAGGTCACGCTCACCGCATGCACACAGATCGACCTGTTCCGTTTCAGCGACGAGCCCGTGTACGAGGCGCTGGGTCTCGCGCGTACCCACCGAGGAGAGAACAAGTGA
- a CDS encoding alcohol dehydrogenase catalytic domain-containing protein — MNSTAAELGWPDLLPVPEAMRAMVFHRFGPPDVLEQAMIATPRPGPGEVLVQVAAVGIGRLLDLTARAGNHPYAKIEPPHVLGADHAGVVAALGEGVDSVRVGDRVAVFPAVVCGSCAFCLEGREEVCPDLGVIGTHRPGAYAEYCAVPARNVHRVPHGIPAAMAASLALVGAVAANQLAQAGLRPGQWVLVQGAASALGSTTAAYAQHLGARIIATSRSAEKRKALTAVGAEVVLDTTAPDLVDRVREATGGYGVDIAVDNLGDPAIWDATLDTLARGGTVVTSGAFLGGRVQVDLRRLYSDCHRIIGVRTGNAAAVDALWTEVERGFRAVVDRTFPIARAADAHRYMEDDSNLGRVALTLGPGDWDA; from the coding sequence ATGAACAGTACGGCTGCTGAACTGGGCTGGCCGGACCTGCTGCCCGTGCCCGAGGCAATGCGGGCCATGGTGTTCCATAGATTCGGACCACCCGACGTGCTGGAACAGGCCATGATCGCGACGCCCCGGCCCGGTCCGGGCGAGGTCCTCGTCCAGGTCGCCGCGGTCGGCATCGGCCGGCTGCTCGACCTCACGGCCCGCGCGGGCAACCACCCCTACGCCAAGATCGAGCCACCCCACGTGCTGGGCGCCGACCATGCGGGCGTCGTCGCCGCGCTGGGAGAGGGTGTGGACTCCGTCCGGGTCGGGGACCGCGTGGCCGTGTTTCCCGCAGTCGTCTGCGGCAGCTGTGCCTTCTGTCTGGAGGGCCGCGAGGAAGTCTGTCCCGACCTGGGCGTGATAGGCACCCATCGCCCCGGTGCGTACGCCGAGTACTGTGCGGTGCCCGCGCGCAACGTTCACCGGGTACCGCACGGCATTCCCGCCGCGATGGCGGCGTCCCTGGCGCTCGTCGGCGCGGTGGCCGCCAACCAGCTGGCCCAGGCGGGGCTGCGCCCCGGTCAGTGGGTACTGGTCCAGGGCGCCGCCTCCGCCCTCGGCTCCACCACCGCCGCCTACGCCCAACACCTCGGCGCGAGGATCATCGCCACCTCCCGCTCGGCGGAAAAGCGCAAGGCCCTGACAGCGGTCGGCGCCGAGGTCGTACTCGACACCACCGCCCCCGACCTTGTCGACCGCGTGCGCGAGGCCACCGGCGGTTACGGCGTGGACATCGCCGTCGACAACCTCGGTGACCCGGCGATCTGGGACGCCACCCTCGACACGCTGGCCCGCGGCGGCACCGTGGTCACCTCCGGTGCGTTCCTCGGCGGCAGAGTCCAGGTCGATCTGCGGCGCCTCTATTCCGACTGCCATCGCATCATCGGCGTACGCACCGGCAACGCCGCCGCGGTCGACGCGCTGTGGACCGAGGTCGAGCGCGGCTTCCGCGCTGTCGTCGACCGCACCTTCCCCATCGCCCGGGCCGCCGACGCCCACCGCTACATGGAGGACGACAGCAACCTCGGGCGGGTCGCACTCACTCTGGGCCCCGGGGACTGGGACGCGTAA
- a CDS encoding glycoside hydrolase family 2 protein, whose protein sequence is MTPSIHPSRRTVVTALGAAAAVALPAWPQTARAADGPAVAAANGPVLDTHPATEPSGTHVRDVGGTNVVFQYGTVLPAFDGWRTHEPTRDYVSLDRRWRFRFDPAGQGTDEGWQSRHHDDRTWDRIEVPAAWDLLNTPGFGSETAPFAKGTAFTDGYAWYRTTVDVPASWRARHVRIAFLAAGYSAEVWLDGVHLGKHEGANSPFALPVAGALRPGTRQTIAVRVFRRASYTDYTASPPQPVTDDHEIPYKPVDYWPYAGLTRSAWIEAVPQVTVAKLLVAAADGRLEARAVVENHGTSDFDGWLTLDPGRKSGGRPAVVPARIAARSAGVVRLSVPVPRAPRWSPAAPHTLTARATLTAGRPSGPRVDTLSTRYGVRELTVAEAQLRLNGEPLFLKGLNWHEETAAHGRAMKPAEYDQELGHFKILGANFIRNCVYNRHPYVYDWADAHGVLVMDDIDTMWLNTAQEKLQTERYGLARALALTMAWNQHNHPSVILWGLQNESEIDAAGAPVYRAWLADLKAAVKAVDLTARPVTWASNTSNDPAFDLADVIGFNEYFGYFYGKDADLGPTLDAVHAKYPDKPILITENGTWSVAGTHGPDTTQGTEEWQAASFSAHWAQVTARSAFVAGFTYWVLKDYKQRAGYNQDYNGISVMGLLTFAEERPKLVYDAFRKAAVPGAE, encoded by the coding sequence ATGACCCCATCCATCCACCCGTCCCGTCGCACCGTCGTCACGGCACTCGGCGCCGCCGCAGCCGTCGCTCTGCCGGCCTGGCCGCAGACGGCGCGAGCGGCGGACGGCCCGGCCGTGGCCGCGGCGAACGGCCCGGTGCTCGACACCCACCCGGCCACCGAGCCCTCCGGCACCCACGTGCGTGACGTCGGCGGCACCAATGTCGTCTTCCAGTACGGCACGGTGCTCCCCGCCTTCGACGGCTGGCGCACCCATGAGCCCACCCGCGACTACGTGTCCCTGGACAGGCGCTGGCGTTTCCGCTTCGACCCCGCCGGCCAGGGGACCGACGAAGGGTGGCAGTCCCGGCACCATGACGACCGGACGTGGGACCGCATCGAAGTGCCCGCCGCCTGGGACCTTCTGAACACTCCCGGGTTCGGCTCGGAGACCGCCCCCTTCGCCAAGGGCACCGCGTTCACCGACGGCTATGCCTGGTACCGCACCACCGTCGACGTACCCGCGTCCTGGCGTGCCCGGCACGTCCGTATCGCCTTCCTGGCCGCCGGCTACAGCGCCGAGGTCTGGCTCGACGGTGTGCATCTCGGCAAGCACGAGGGCGCCAACTCGCCCTTCGCGCTTCCGGTGGCGGGGGCGCTCCGGCCGGGCACCCGTCAGACGATCGCCGTGCGGGTCTTCCGCCGGGCGAGCTACACCGACTACACGGCCTCGCCTCCGCAGCCGGTGACCGATGACCACGAGATCCCCTACAAGCCGGTCGACTACTGGCCCTACGCGGGGCTGACCCGGTCGGCCTGGATCGAGGCGGTGCCGCAGGTCACCGTCGCCAAACTGCTCGTGGCCGCCGCGGACGGGCGCCTCGAGGCACGTGCGGTCGTCGAGAACCACGGCACGTCCGACTTCGACGGCTGGCTCACCCTGGATCCCGGCCGGAAGAGCGGAGGCCGGCCCGCCGTGGTCCCCGCCCGGATCGCGGCCCGATCGGCGGGCGTCGTACGCCTTTCGGTGCCCGTGCCCCGCGCCCCGCGATGGAGCCCTGCCGCACCGCACACGCTCACCGCCCGCGCCACCCTGACCGCCGGCAGGCCGTCAGGCCCACGGGTGGACACGCTGTCCACTCGCTACGGAGTACGCGAACTGACCGTGGCCGAAGCCCAGTTGCGGTTGAACGGCGAGCCCCTCTTCCTGAAGGGGCTCAACTGGCACGAGGAGACGGCCGCGCACGGCAGAGCGATGAAGCCCGCCGAGTACGACCAGGAACTGGGCCACTTCAAGATCCTGGGCGCCAACTTCATCCGTAACTGCGTCTACAACCGCCACCCCTACGTCTACGACTGGGCGGACGCGCACGGCGTACTGGTGATGGACGACATCGACACCATGTGGCTCAACACCGCCCAGGAGAAGCTCCAGACCGAGCGCTACGGCCTCGCCCGGGCCCTCGCCCTGACCATGGCGTGGAACCAGCACAACCACCCTTCGGTGATCCTCTGGGGCCTGCAGAACGAGTCGGAGATCGACGCCGCCGGCGCCCCGGTCTACCGGGCCTGGCTCGCCGACCTGAAGGCGGCCGTGAAGGCGGTCGACCTCACCGCCCGTCCCGTCACCTGGGCCTCTAACACCAGCAACGACCCCGCCTTCGACCTCGCCGACGTGATCGGGTTCAACGAGTACTTCGGCTACTTCTACGGCAAGGACGCCGACCTCGGCCCCACGCTCGACGCGGTGCACGCGAAGTACCCCGACAAGCCGATCCTGATCACCGAGAACGGCACCTGGTCCGTCGCCGGCACCCACGGCCCCGACACCACCCAGGGCACGGAGGAGTGGCAGGCGGCGAGCTTCAGCGCGCACTGGGCACAAGTGACCGCGCGTAGCGCGTTCGTCGCCGGGTTCACCTACTGGGTGCTCAAGGACTACAAGCAGCGGGCCGGGTACAACCAGGACTACAACGGGATCTCCGTGATGGGCCTGCTGACGTTCGCGGAGGAGCGGCCCAAGCTGGTCTACGACGCCT